One region of Deinococcus budaensis genomic DNA includes:
- the pckA gene encoding phosphoenolpyruvate carboxykinase (ATP), translated as MSLTQAALLHDLGIYDATIHHNPGVDELYAAALRLGEGVRAAGGPLTVRTDKTGRSPKDRFIVEDDLTRERVWWGGFNTPISGDVFDRLLEKMTAYAQGKELFVQDVFAGTDPEYRLSVRMVTEMAYHSLFIRNMFVRPTEEERAGFQPEWTVLNIPSFKADPARDGVRSETFIIVNFTRRMIIVGGTQYAGENKKGIFGVLNFLLPERGVMPMHCSANVGLDGDVALFFGLSGTGKTTLSADPGRKLIGDDEHGWTDRGIFNFEGGCYAKVIKLNPEAEPAIYRTTRSYGTVLENVVLRPDGTPDLDDGSLTENTRSAYPITQIGNIVEEGMAGHPSNVVFLTADAFGVLPPLSRLTPEQTMYQFISGFTAKIPGTEQGVTEPQPTFSTCFGAPFMPRHPGEYARLLAEKVEKSGATVWLVNTGWSGGQYGQGQRMSIAHTRALINAALSGQLDGVRFEREPFFDLEIPTEVPGVPSEVLNPRDAWSDQEAYDRTARKLAGMFRENFKRFEDGVDPAVTASMPEHAQG; from the coding sequence ATGAGTCTGACCCAAGCTGCTCTGCTGCACGACCTCGGTATCTACGACGCCACCATCCACCACAATCCCGGTGTGGACGAGCTGTACGCTGCCGCCCTGCGGCTGGGTGAGGGCGTGCGCGCGGCGGGAGGGCCGCTGACGGTCCGCACCGACAAGACGGGCCGCAGCCCCAAGGACCGCTTTATCGTCGAAGACGACCTGACGCGCGAGCGGGTGTGGTGGGGCGGCTTCAACACGCCGATTTCCGGGGACGTGTTCGACCGGCTGCTGGAAAAGATGACCGCCTACGCCCAGGGCAAGGAACTGTTCGTGCAGGACGTGTTCGCCGGGACCGATCCCGAATACCGCCTGTCGGTGCGGATGGTGACCGAGATGGCCTACCACTCGCTCTTTATCCGCAACATGTTCGTGCGCCCGACCGAGGAGGAACGCGCCGGGTTTCAGCCCGAGTGGACGGTGCTGAACATTCCCTCCTTCAAGGCGGATCCTGCCCGCGACGGCGTGCGCAGCGAGACCTTTATCATCGTGAACTTCACCCGCCGGATGATCATCGTGGGGGGCACCCAGTACGCGGGCGAGAACAAGAAGGGCATCTTCGGGGTGCTGAACTTCCTGCTGCCCGAACGGGGCGTGATGCCGATGCACTGCTCGGCGAACGTCGGGCTGGACGGCGACGTGGCGCTGTTTTTCGGCCTCAGCGGGACCGGCAAGACCACCCTCAGCGCCGACCCCGGCCGCAAGTTGATCGGCGACGACGAGCACGGCTGGACCGACCGGGGCATTTTCAACTTCGAGGGCGGCTGCTACGCCAAGGTGATCAAGCTCAACCCCGAGGCCGAACCCGCGATCTACCGCACCACCCGCAGCTACGGCACCGTGCTGGAAAACGTGGTGCTGCGTCCTGACGGCACGCCCGACCTGGACGACGGCTCGCTGACCGAGAACACCCGCAGCGCCTATCCGATCACCCAGATCGGCAACATCGTGGAAGAGGGCATGGCGGGGCACCCCAGCAACGTGGTGTTCCTGACCGCCGACGCTTTCGGGGTGCTGCCCCCCCTGAGCCGCCTGACGCCCGAGCAGACCATGTACCAGTTCATCAGCGGCTTTACCGCCAAGATTCCCGGCACCGAGCAGGGGGTCACCGAGCCGCAGCCCACCTTTTCGACCTGCTTCGGGGCGCCCTTCATGCCCCGGCACCCCGGCGAGTACGCCCGGCTGCTGGCCGAGAAGGTCGAGAAGAGCGGCGCGACCGTCTGGCTGGTGAACACCGGCTGGAGCGGCGGGCAGTACGGCCAGGGCCAGCGCATGAGCATCGCGCACACCCGCGCCCTGATCAATGCGGCGCTTTCCGGACAGCTCGACGGCGTGCGGTTCGAGCGCGAACCGTTTTTCGACCTGGAAATTCCGACCGAGGTGCCCGGCGTCCCCAGCGAGGTCCTCAACCCGCGCGACGCCTGGAGCGACCAGGAGGCCTACGACCGCACGGCGCGCAAGCTGGCCGGGATGTTCCGCGAGAATTTCAAGCGCTTCGAGGACGGCGTGGACCCGGCGGTCACGGCGAGCATGCCGGAGCACGCGCAGGGCTGA
- a CDS encoding protease complex subunit PrcB family protein codes for MNKTLAAALALGAGLLAGCTVNGPGTLRLHEALLYGAAQERIVWVYGSLGSGAQGSLKLGGAAVELRPQVRDPLALAGTLSVNGQATYRQPTTALTPKLAVTRDTLGRFNVTFNEARGAVYYTDGRGWTRVNGVQGAGLTGTPVSGLRGAGNLTDAEADALGGALLNQGTLAVAVLNEATVPDARLTAEPAPAEYRRTALYLLPGVPTVAAGPAPAPVTPAPPTAGGRVPVTELASGTNAAQTAPAVQLAATPGALGTLYRVAYGNQTGAPPVPTLRAGETVVGVFLGQRPTGGYSVRVTGASGQGETLTLTVEVRAPGAGAITTQALTSPWTLVRVPGNFRDVRLVDPSGRPLQLGTGGGLTR; via the coding sequence GAGGCGCTGCTGTACGGCGCCGCCCAGGAGCGCATCGTCTGGGTCTATGGCTCGCTGGGCAGCGGCGCGCAGGGCAGCCTGAAGCTGGGCGGCGCGGCGGTCGAGCTGCGGCCGCAGGTGCGTGACCCCCTGGCCCTGGCCGGCACCCTCAGCGTGAACGGTCAGGCGACCTACCGGCAGCCGACCACCGCCCTGACGCCCAAGCTCGCGGTGACGCGCGACACCCTGGGGCGCTTCAACGTCACCTTCAACGAGGCGCGCGGCGCGGTCTACTACACCGACGGCCGGGGCTGGACCCGCGTGAACGGGGTGCAGGGCGCAGGGCTGACCGGCACCCCCGTGAGCGGCCTGCGCGGCGCGGGCAACCTCACCGACGCCGAGGCGGACGCCCTGGGCGGCGCGCTGCTCAACCAGGGGACGCTGGCGGTGGCCGTGCTGAACGAGGCGACCGTGCCCGATGCCCGGCTGACCGCCGAACCCGCCCCGGCCGAGTACCGCCGCACGGCGCTGTACCTGCTGCCCGGCGTGCCGACGGTGGCCGCCGGCCCAGCGCCTGCTCCGGTGACCCCCGCCCCCCCCACTGCTGGAGGCCGCGTGCCCGTGACCGAACTCGCCAGCGGCACCAACGCCGCCCAGACCGCCCCTGCCGTCCAGTTGGCCGCCACCCCGGGCGCCCTGGGCACCCTGTACCGGGTCGCCTACGGCAACCAGACCGGCGCCCCTCCCGTCCCCACCCTGCGCGCCGGCGAGACGGTGGTCGGCGTTTTCCTGGGCCAGCGCCCGACCGGGGGTTACAGCGTGCGCGTGACCGGGGCGAGCGGACAGGGCGAGACGCTGACGCTGACGGTGGAGGTGCGCGCACCGGGGGCGGGGGCGATCACCACCCAGGCGCTGACCAGCCCCTGGACGCTGGTGCGGGTGCCGGGCAACTTCCGCGACGTGAGGCTGGTGGACCCGTCCGGTCGGCCCCTCCAGCTCGGCACGGGCGGCGGCCTGACCCGCTGA